The genomic segment GAGGCGGTGCGGGAGATCGACATCAACCCCCTGAAGGTTCTTGATGGGAAACCGGTTGCCGTTGACGCCCTTGTCGTTCTGAACGGCAAATAACCAGGCAGGAAAGCACAATAAACATGAGTTCCTTTGAAGGGGAAAAGTGGGACGTCGTCTTCGTCGCCAACGGCATGGCCGAGGCGAATATCATCGTAGGCAGGCTTGAAACGGAAGGGATTCCCACGCGGCTCGAGTATGAAGCGGTGGGGGCTCTGTACGGTCTCACGCTGGACGGCCTCGGCCAGGTGAGAGTGACCGTTCCTTCGCAGGACGCTCCCCGGGCATTGGATGTCCTCTCCAGGACCTATGAGAACGGGGACCTGGACTGGCAGGAGAAATAAAGAAGGCGCGGTGATACTACCCGCCGCGCCTTCTTCAGATACCCCCATCATTTTTTCACATTTTTCCACAACGACGCGTTCGCGTTCCCGAAACCGCCGCAGAGCATGGCGACCCCGTACGTCGCGTCTGGGTAATCGTTCTGCATTATATTGTTCAGGGTAATGATGATCCGGGCGCCGGACTGGCCGAGGGGATGACCGAGTGCCAGCGCTCCGCCCCAGACGTTCACGTTTTCGAAGGGTGCGTTCTCACCCAGTCCCAGTTCGCGTAGGACGGCCAGGGACTGGCTGCCGAAGGCCTCGTTCAGCTCCCACACATCGATGTCGTTTATGGTCATTCCTTTCCATGCGAGGAGTTTCCGGGCGGCGTAAAGAGGACCCATGCCCATGACGGTCGGGTCGCATCCGGCCATGACACCGCCGGCATAGGCGAGGTGATACTTCATGCCGAGTTCGTCCGCCTTTTCGCGGCTCATGAGCAGCATGGCGCAGGCACCTGCAGTAATGGGAGATGATGTGGCTGCCGTGACGACGCCGTCTTCCCGGTATGCCGGTTTCATGGCTGCCATCTGGTCCATGGAGATATCGGGCCTTACCCACTGGTCCCGGTCAACGATGATGGTATTGCCCTCATCATCGTGGCCCTCTACGGGAATGATCTCGTTGGCGAATTTCCCCGCCTCTGTGGCTTCATGGGCACGCCGGTGACTCCAGAAGGCGAAATTTTCCTGATCGACACGTGATACGCTGTACTGAGCAGCTACCTTTTCCGCCGTGGAACCCATCAGAAGGTCCTGCATGTTGTACCGGTCGGCTAGGAGTGGTGAAAAGTCGATATGGAACATGGGATTAGCCTTTTCCATGTCCTCGACGCCTGATACGACATAGATCTCTCCCTCACCGCACATGATCGCCCGTGCCGCATGCTCGGCCGCCGCCATGCCTGAGGGACACTGCTGGCCGATGCCGTTCGTCGGGATCGATTCCGGAAATCCTCCCGCGAGCCAGCCGAGTCGGGCGATGTCGTTCTGCATACCTGCCTGGTTTGCAGTACCGCAGAATACGGCGTCTATGTTTTCCGGGTTGACCTGAGGATTACGCGCGAACAGGGCCGTGTACGCTGCCTTCAGGGGTACCTCGGGACGAAGGTTCCTGAACCAGCCCTTCTTGGGATGTGCCCGCACGTTTGCGGTCCTGACTCCATCGACGATAACGCATTCCTTCATAGATTATCCTCCTTCACATATATAATGTTACTTCCTTGCTTTCCCATGACCGGATGGTTCCCATCGGCGGTACGTCGATCTTTTTCATCACTGTCGATAAAATCTCTTGACTCCATTACCAATGTCAGATTATATTAACACACACAATAAAAGATAACAACGTTAATTTTTTGTATGTCTATTTACATTATGACGTCTCGATTTCTCACAAAAGAAGTGCCTGGAAGCACTCTTAAAATAATACCCATGATCATATTGGATGAACGGGCGGCATCACCGGGCCGGTATCCCGGAGTGGTCATTGCGCTGCGACAGGGCCCGGCTTGGTCGAGAAAATCGCATCGATCCATGAGGGTACCAACGGAATTCAGGCCCTGGATCTTGTGGGACGGAAGCTCCCAATGAAAAAAGGAAGCTACTTCATGATCCTGCTTGCTGAAATGAACGCCACCATAGCCCGGTATGCAGATAATCCAAACCTCATGGATATGGCACAGAAGACACAGGCAGCCGTGAACGACCTGGTCGAGGCCGGCATGTATTTTGCCGGTTGCGGCAAGGAAGGGAAGTTCCTGGTGCCGGTTTCACAGGCCTATCCATTTCTGATGATGATGGGAAAGGTCGTCTCGGCATGGCTGTTGCTCTGGCAGGCCGGGGTCGCCGACGAAAAGACGGACGCGTTGTGCGAAAACGCCGGCGTCGATCGCCGTGATCCTCGATCGTGGTCGCAATTCCTGAAGGAAAACAAGGACGCCGCGTTTTATGCGGGTAAAACGGCAAGCCTGAAGTTTTTTGTGAACCACATACTGCCCGAAGTGAATGCGACGCTGAGATCGATCAAGAGCGATGATATTTCCATGCTGGAAATCGCCGAGGAAAGTTTCGCCTGGTAGAAAAGTCCGTTATGCGGCGGACTTCTCCGCCGCGCGTTCGGCCTGCCAGTTTCAGATCCCTATTGCGGTGGCGCTTGATAAAGGAGGTACTGATGGAACACTTTGATGAGATAACCATGGCAGCGGTTTTTCAGAACAGAGCGCTCGAAAACGGTGAAAAGGCCTGCGTGGCCTACCGGAATGGCGCCGGTGAATGGTTCGATGTTTCCTGGAACCGAATGAATGATATGATCCACGAATTTGCGTATCATCTGCTCGACAGGGGCATCCGGCACGGTGACAAGGTGGCCGTCTTCTCACCGAACCGGTTTGAGTGGTGGGTCGCCGATATGGCCATTCTATCCATCGGGGCCGTCAATATCCCGATCTACGCGACCAACACCCCCGAAGAGGTTCGGTACATACTGGACGATTCGGATGCCCGGATATGCTGTGCCGGCACGGAAGATCACTTGCGTCGCGTCTTGTCCGTCAGAAAAGCACTGCCGAAACTGGAGGAAGTGGTCGTGTTTGACGAGATCGGCGGAACATATGAAGGCGTGCTCACCATGGGGGAAGCCTTTGAGCAGGGAAGGGCCTGCCGGGACGAAGATGAATTCGACCGGCGGCTCAAAGCGATTCGCCCCGACGACCTGTGCACGTTCATTTACACCTCCGGTACCACGGGAGACCCGAAAGGGGTCATGCTCTCACATCATAACATCATGTCCAATGTGCATCAGTTCAAGGCCCGGTTTCCCGAAATAGTGACGCAGCAGCACCGGCTGCCCTCGTTTCTGCCCCTTTCTCATGCCGTGGAACGGACGGCGGTTTATTACTGTCAGGTGTACAGCGCCAACAAGGTCTGCTTTGTAAAGGACATCACCACGCTTCTGGAAGACCTGCAGGCGATCCGTCCCACTTTCATGGCCTCCGTCCCCCGGGTGCTGGAGAAGATGTATGACGGCATTCATGAAAAGGTCGCCCAGGCGCCGCCCCTGAAGAAGAAGCTCTTTGAGTGGGCGAAAAGCGTGGGTGCGAGAAACCTTCCCTATATCTGCAATGGGAAGAAACGCGGCGGTCTTTTCGCCCTTGAGTACAACCTGGCCGACCGGCTGATATTTTCCAAGCTGAAAAAGGCCCTCGGCCTGGACCGGATCTATTTTATCGGCCTTGGCGGGGCTCCCATGCTTCCCCATGTTCTTGAATTTTTCCTGGGCATCGGTATCAGCTGCTGCGACGCATATGGGCTCAGTGAAACGTCACCCGTCGTGACCTGCAATTACGTGGGACACATCAGACCGGGAACGGTCGGCATGCCTGTTCCCGATACGGAGATAAGAATAGGTGATGACGGAGAATTGCTCATTAAGGGTCCCCAGGTCATGGTGGGTTACTACAAGAATGAAGCAGCCACGCGGGAGGCAATGACGAGTGACGGATACCTGAGAAGCGGCGACATTGGTGAACTGGATGCCGAGGGAAATCTCCGTATCACGGGAAGGATAAAGGACATACTCATCACGTCCGGCGGCAAGAACATTTCCCCTCAGAATCTTGAAAATGCCATGCTGACGTCCGAGTTCATCGAACAGGTGGCCGTCATCGGTGACAGCCGAAAGTACCTGTCAGCACTGGTGGTACCTGTCTTTGAAATACTTGAACCCTGGGCGCGAAAGAACAACATCGGTTTCACGAACCGGGAAGAGTTGATAGGCAGGGAAGAGGTGAAGGACCTTTTCGACAGAGAGATCAAAGAAAAGATGGGACCCTTCGGACGGGTTGAGCAGATAAAGAAATTTACCTTGATGCCCTTTGTCTGGACCCAGGAGACGGGTGAGCTGACACCGACGTTGAAGGTGAAACGCCGCGTCCTAGCAGAAAAGTACGCGAAAGAGATCAATGCGATGTACATGGCTGAACAGGGAAGTAAGAAAAGGCTTGACACATGATGTAGGTTAATATAAGTTAATGTCGTTAACATTTGATAACCAATGCGGGTAACCGTGTCGATCCACCGGGGAGTACACCATGGATGTTTCATATCTTTCAATGGCAGGAAAGAAGACGCTGATAACGGGGGCGAGCAGGGGGATTGGAAAAGCCATCGCGCTCCGGTTCGCCGATGCCGGCGCGGATGTTGCCGTGGCAAGCCGGAAACAGGAAGCTCTGGACGCTGTGGCCGATGAGATCCGGGCAATGGGAAGAACGGCGCTTGTCGTCACCTATCATAATCGTGAAGCGGACAGCATCAATGCCCTTATTGACAGAGTGAAAAAGGAGTTCGGCGGGATCGACGTGCTGGTGAACAACGCGGCTACCAATCCCGGAATGGGGCAGTTGATAGACATGGATGAGGGGATGTACGATCAGATCATGCTCACGAACCTCAAGGGCTACACTCTTCTGAGCCAGGCAGCGGGAAAGGTGATGAAGGAGCAGGAGTCGGGTGTTATCGTCAACATATCCTCTCTGGGCGGCCTTACCCCGGACTGGGGGCTGGGATTGTACTGCATCAGCAAGGCCGGCATCAATATGCTCACACGTGCCATGGCGAAGGAAATGGGCCGCTATGGTGTAAGGGTCAATGCCATAGCACCCGGTGTCGTGCAGACCCGCTTTTCCCAGGCACTCTGGACGGATGATTCCCTGATGAAGAACGTCCTGGAACGGACGCCCCTGGGCAGGATCGCCCAGCCCGAAGAGATCGCCCGGATCGCCCTGTTCCTCGCGTCGGACGCATCATCCTTCATGACGGGCCAGGTCCTGGTAGCCGACGGAGGGACATCCCTTTAACGATGCAGCGTCCGGTGGATGGATACATTTTACAAATGACCGCCGGGTGAAATGGATCGAACAAAAATACCATGCTTTGAAAGGGGAAGGAGAATCGACAGTATGGCGAAAAAGTATGACGTGATCGTAATAGGTTCAGGTATCGCCGGTATGGGGGCCGCAGCTCTTTTAGCGAAGAATTTTGGGAAAAAGGTACTGGTAGCCGAAAAGGCCCCCTTTATCGGTGGCCGCAGCCTCTCCATGGTAGGCAAGGGTGACCGGATGACCGTTGACGGCCTGGAACTCGATGTGAACGGTTTCAGGCAGATGTGGGAGTATAATGGTACCTGGCCCTTTGCCGCGAAGGGGTTTCCTGCCATTGAGGAATGCTTTCAGAAGGGGCTGTTCGACGGCTATACCATGGACAGCGGCCATGGGTTGTTCTGGGGCAACAGGAGCCGCGTGCGCTGCCTGCTGGATTACCTGGATGTTCCCGTCGACCTTCCCACCAACACAGGGTTTGCATACATCGATTACCGGGGGGGTAACCGCTTCTACCAGGTCGGCAAGGGTGAGGCCTACGGATGGATGTCGCCACAGGAATATGGGGAAACGATCGAACAGCTCAGGGCGATGGCGATGACCGATTATGCATCACTGAAATCCCTGATGAAGATTTCTCTCCAGGATTGGCTCGAGCAGCGGAAGATCAATCCGAAAACCTACGCCTATATCAAGAACCTCGCGGCCTCACAAACCGTCCAGAACGATCTTTCCATGACACCGGCCGGCGATTTTCTCGGATATCAGGCGATGGCGCGGGATATCAAAATGAATCTCGTGGACGGTTCCGTCGGTACCATTTCCAACCCCGGTGTCACGGCCATACCGCTGGCCATGGAAGAGTGTCTGAACTCGTTCGGCGGGAAAGTGCTGAGAAACACGCCGGTGGAGCAGGTCATTGTTGAGAAAGGGACCGCTCGGGGTGTTATCCTTCGCACCAGGAAAGGATTTGAAACGATCTATGCCGACCGGATCATCTGTAATCTCATGCCCAAGGCTATCTTCAGCATTATTCACCCCCGTCATTTCGACCACGAGTTCGTGAGCGCCGTCAGAACAAAGTTCTTCACGCCCAGTCTCCTCACGGGGATGATCGGACTGAAGCGGAACGTGCTGGAAGAGAAAGGCATCGATGAACGGAGTTTCATCTACATGCCCGATGTCGTCGGTCCCGAAGAGGGGTTCAGGGGCGGTGCCGTGGACGTGGTCATGTGGAACATGTCTTCCAGTGCCGGCAAGAGCGTGGCTCGGCCGAGCATCTGCAGGGATCATGGAAGGGCTCCCGATGGTGAACGGGATTACTGTTTCTCGCTCCCACTGCTCGATTACGAGATGAACAATCCGGACAAGGTCAAGAGATTGACGGAGTTCTGCGAAAACTGGTTCAAACGGACGTTCCGTTCCTGGAAGGAGGATGTGAAATTCTTCATCTGGACGGCCTGCGACAGGGCGTACGGGAATTGGCGGCCCGTCGGAATGGAGCGCCCTGATGTCACGTCGCCTCATATCGGCAATCTCTTCTTCACGGGTGATCAATACGGTAAGCGGATGTGGGGAGGCGGTGTCGACGGGGCCGGTCTGTGCGCGGTCATGACGGTGGACGCCATGATGGGAACCAGGCTCGAAGAACAGATATTCCCCGTCTACCATCGCGGTGTTCCTGAAGACAAGGTGTGGGAGTAGGGGGACGCCCCGAGGGGACGAACACCGGAGCGGGATCGATTCCCGCTTCGTATGTGGAAAGAGTGTGAGGAGGTATGATCCATGGGTTTGATGACACCCGATGAATTCAAGGCGAGTCTGAATGACGGAAGAATTGTATACTACAAGGGCCGGAAAATCGATAATGTGGCCGAGGACCCCGATCTGCTGGCCTGTGTGGAGACCGCCGCCGTCGATTATGAAATGGCGGAGGATCCTCGGTACCGTGATCTGGCCGTTGTCAGGGACGAGGAACTCGGCGAGGATATCAGCCGGTTCTACTACACCCCGAAAAACGGAGAGGACCTGCTCAAACAGCTTGAGCTGACCATCAAGGCCACCGAACTGGGGGATGGATACATTCCCTTTACCCATGATATCGGCGCCGACGCGATGAACGCCATATCCATCACCGCCCGCAGCATGGGCGATGCCGGCGCGGCGTATCTTGAGAGGATCGAAAACTACCGCAGGTACCTCAAAAGAACGGACCTGAGCGTGGTCGCCGCCGTCACCGATGTCAAGGGGGACCGGCACCTGCGTCCTTCCGATCAACGGCAGGTCCATCCCGATTTTCACCTCCGTATCGTGGAACGGCGGGACGACGGGATCGTCGTTCGCGGGGCAAAAGCGCATATCACTGCGGCGGCCTATTGCAACGAGTTCTTCGCGATTCCCTGCCGTGCCCTGGGGGGTGCGGAAGACGCCGATTATGCCGTTGCGTTTGCCCTTCCCATCAACACACAGGGTATCCGGCAGATCGTTCGTCCCTTCAGCTCGCGGATCAGCGATCTCGAGTTTCCCGTTGAACGTCCGCTGCGCAGAATGCACACGGATTCACTGATCATCTTCGATGATGTCTTTGTACCCTGGGACCGGGTTTTCCTTTGCGGCGAGTGG from the Deltaproteobacteria bacterium genome contains:
- a CDS encoding DUF2007 domain-containing protein, with product MSSFEGEKWDVVFVANGMAEANIIVGRLETEGIPTRLEYEAVGALYGLTLDGLGQVRVTVPSQDAPRALDVLSRTYENGDLDWQEK
- a CDS encoding thiolase family protein, encoding MKECVIVDGVRTANVRAHPKKGWFRNLRPEVPLKAAYTALFARNPQVNPENIDAVFCGTANQAGMQNDIARLGWLAGGFPESIPTNGIGQQCPSGMAAAEHAARAIMCGEGEIYVVSGVEDMEKANPMFHIDFSPLLADRYNMQDLLMGSTAEKVAAQYSVSRVDQENFAFWSHRRAHEATEAGKFANEIIPVEGHDDEGNTIIVDRDQWVRPDISMDQMAAMKPAYREDGVVTAATSSPITAGACAMLLMSREKADELGMKYHLAYAGGVMAGCDPTVMGMGPLYAARKLLAWKGMTINDIDVWELNEAFGSQSLAVLRELGLGENAPFENVNVWGGALALGHPLGQSGARIIITLNNIMQNDYPDATYGVAMLCGGFGNANASLWKNVKK
- a CDS encoding acyl-CoA dehydrogenase C-terminal domain-containing protein, which encodes MKKGSYFMILLAEMNATIARYADNPNLMDMAQKTQAAVNDLVEAGMYFAGCGKEGKFLVPVSQAYPFLMMMGKVVSAWLLLWQAGVADEKTDALCENAGVDRRDPRSWSQFLKENKDAAFYAGKTASLKFFVNHILPEVNATLRSIKSDDISMLEIAEESFAW
- a CDS encoding long-chain fatty acid--CoA ligase; translated protein: MEHFDEITMAAVFQNRALENGEKACVAYRNGAGEWFDVSWNRMNDMIHEFAYHLLDRGIRHGDKVAVFSPNRFEWWVADMAILSIGAVNIPIYATNTPEEVRYILDDSDARICCAGTEDHLRRVLSVRKALPKLEEVVVFDEIGGTYEGVLTMGEAFEQGRACRDEDEFDRRLKAIRPDDLCTFIYTSGTTGDPKGVMLSHHNIMSNVHQFKARFPEIVTQQHRLPSFLPLSHAVERTAVYYCQVYSANKVCFVKDITTLLEDLQAIRPTFMASVPRVLEKMYDGIHEKVAQAPPLKKKLFEWAKSVGARNLPYICNGKKRGGLFALEYNLADRLIFSKLKKALGLDRIYFIGLGGAPMLPHVLEFFLGIGISCCDAYGLSETSPVVTCNYVGHIRPGTVGMPVPDTEIRIGDDGELLIKGPQVMVGYYKNEAATREAMTSDGYLRSGDIGELDAEGNLRITGRIKDILITSGGKNISPQNLENAMLTSEFIEQVAVIGDSRKYLSALVVPVFEILEPWARKNNIGFTNREELIGREEVKDLFDREIKEKMGPFGRVEQIKKFTLMPFVWTQETGELTPTLKVKRRVLAEKYAKEINAMYMAEQGSKKRLDT
- a CDS encoding glucose 1-dehydrogenase, with protein sequence MDVSYLSMAGKKTLITGASRGIGKAIALRFADAGADVAVASRKQEALDAVADEIRAMGRTALVVTYHNREADSINALIDRVKKEFGGIDVLVNNAATNPGMGQLIDMDEGMYDQIMLTNLKGYTLLSQAAGKVMKEQESGVIVNISSLGGLTPDWGLGLYCISKAGINMLTRAMAKEMGRYGVRVNAIAPGVVQTRFSQALWTDDSLMKNVLERTPLGRIAQPEEIARIALFLASDASSFMTGQVLVADGGTSL
- a CDS encoding NAD(P)-binding protein, with translation MAKKYDVIVIGSGIAGMGAAALLAKNFGKKVLVAEKAPFIGGRSLSMVGKGDRMTVDGLELDVNGFRQMWEYNGTWPFAAKGFPAIEECFQKGLFDGYTMDSGHGLFWGNRSRVRCLLDYLDVPVDLPTNTGFAYIDYRGGNRFYQVGKGEAYGWMSPQEYGETIEQLRAMAMTDYASLKSLMKISLQDWLEQRKINPKTYAYIKNLAASQTVQNDLSMTPAGDFLGYQAMARDIKMNLVDGSVGTISNPGVTAIPLAMEECLNSFGGKVLRNTPVEQVIVEKGTARGVILRTRKGFETIYADRIICNLMPKAIFSIIHPRHFDHEFVSAVRTKFFTPSLLTGMIGLKRNVLEEKGIDERSFIYMPDVVGPEEGFRGGAVDVVMWNMSSSAGKSVARPSICRDHGRAPDGERDYCFSLPLLDYEMNNPDKVKRLTEFCENWFKRTFRSWKEDVKFFIWTACDRAYGNWRPVGMERPDVTSPHIGNLFFTGDQYGKRMWGGGVDGAGLCAVMTVDAMMGTRLEEQIFPVYHRGVPEDKVWE
- a CDS encoding 4-hydroxybutyryl-CoA dehydratase is translated as MGLMTPDEFKASLNDGRIVYYKGRKIDNVAEDPDLLACVETAAVDYEMAEDPRYRDLAVVRDEELGEDISRFYYTPKNGEDLLKQLELTIKATELGDGYIPFTHDIGADAMNAISITARSMGDAGAAYLERIENYRRYLKRTDLSVVAAVTDVKGDRHLRPSDQRQVHPDFHLRIVERRDDGIVVRGAKAHITAAAYCNEFFAIPCRALGGAEDADYAVAFALPINTQGIRQIVRPFSSRISDLEFPVERPLRRMHTDSLIIFDDVFVPWDRVFLCGEWQYAATMVYNFALLHRRTGCAYRIPMSEHLLGIAQAIAEYNGIAGAPHVREKITEIVIYLQTLSALSRSACLDYVDHAGIPVPNPVTTNIAKYHFAHNYHKVVEIIQDLAGGLLVTAPTYKDWKNPETHDDIEKYLQGIPELPTEDRLRMFDLIRRLTSGDLETICLHGEGSPYAERMTIFMEARKLIARCKKLVDEMAGIPAGERRKD